A portion of the Caenorhabditis elegans chromosome III genome contains these proteins:
- the akap-1 gene encoding KH domain-containing protein akap-1 (Confirmed by transcript evidence) encodes MKVYAKVQEEVKTRRLRKNSTTSSGYGYSVPMTPNTEILFDTASSQDSGRATGPLASPHEDGLTTEDDFLPMYEFEIPNSLVGLIIGVKGKTIKELSVRTNVRMLIRQHHETDKVKTHQICQVRGKRDEINHCLQMLRRRFPPARFPELNLQPVVPPVLPNSNFDMLSTQPTWLTLPEDIKCEVAVSSIISASHFFIQQPTHPSFASLRHLDMYMGSLYGEQSNLPELPIPCQNGLLCAAPVGNAWFRAVTVQYFDETDEVFVKFVDYGGYSKMARQDLRQIRTDLMSLPFQSTEVMLAHVRPVDGTTNWSDAAMQKFRAMCIGKVINCKMVGQSHDTRIPMVELYMMSKDGKDAQEVRFDQVLMNCGLARTADPSKMSRITVPAALDTESRMKRPSFSSQTSQTAVVC; translated from the exons ATGAAAGTATACGCAAAAGTACAGGAAGAAGTCAAGACACGAAGACTGCGAAAAAACTCGACGACATCATCAGGATATGGATACAGTGTTCCCATGACACCCAACACAGAAATATTATTTGATACG gcttCATCTCAAGATTCTGGAAGAGCAACTGGACCACTCGCATCCCCACATGAAGATGGACTCACAACTGAAGATGATTTCCTTCCAATGTATGAATTCGAGATTCCAAATAGTCTCGTTGGATTAATAATTGGAGTGAAGGGAAAGACCATCAAG GAGCTCAGTGTACGTACAAATGTTCGTATGCTAATTCGCCAGCATCATGAGACAGACAAGGTCAAGACCCACCAAATATGTCAG gTCCGTGGAAAGAGAGACGAGATCAATCATTGCCTCCAAATGCTCCGTCGTCGTTTCCCACCAGCACGCTTCCCAGAACTCAATCTTCAGCCAGTCGTTCCACCAGTATTGCCAAACAGTAACTTCGACATGCTGTCCACTCAGCCAACATGGCTTACTCTTCCTGAGGACATCAAGTGTGAAGTTGCCGTGTCGTCCATCATCTCGGCATCTCACTTCTTCATTCAACAACCAACACATCCATCGTTCGCTTCTTTGCGCCATCTTGACATGTACATGGGATCCTTGTATGGAGAACAATCAAATCTTCCAGAACTGCCGATTCCATGCCAAA atggactTCTATGTGCTGCTCCAGTCGGAAATGCTTGGTTCCGTGCGGTGACTGTTCAGTACTTTGATGAGACGGACGAAGTATTTGTGAAGTTTGTTGACTACGGAGGATACTCGAAAATGGCCCGACAAGACTTGAGACAAATTCGCACGGATTTGATGTCTCTTCCATTCCAATCGACAGAAGTTATGCTCGCACATGTTCGGCCAGTTGATGGAACAACGAACTGGAGTGATGCCGCTATGCAGAAGTTCAGAGCAATGTGCATTGGAAAAGTTATCAATTGTAAAATGGTTGGACAGTCGCATGATACTCGTATACCAATGGTTGAGCTTTACATGATGTCCAAAGATGGTAAAGACGCTCAG gaagttcGCTTCGATCAAGTGCTCATGAACTGTGGTCTTGCAAGAACCGCCGATCCATCAAAGATGTCCCGTATCACAGTTCCAGCGGCTCTCGACACAGAATCTCGCATGAAACGACCATCATTCTCGTCGCAAACTTCCCAAACCGCGGTTGTTTGCTAA
- the C56G2.15 gene encoding N-acetyltransferase domain-containing protein (Confirmed by transcript evidence) gives MPDLFFVTLYDRQDLLKESMTFLNSEWPRSDGSREHSQKKSCRQSPPMSFLLLNKENDEILGHSRITHLPNRDHALWIESVMIKKDQRGLGLGKFLMKSTEKWMTEKGFNEAYLSTDDQCRFYESLGYEKCDPIVHSTTATCIFPAMNHFQNAAASNPSFLSKIAQPSASSTVSASAPPPPPPPPMAPKMVTRSTSPIVDVNTIDHQYMRKWLKPTE, from the exons ATGCCGgacttattttttgttacgCTTTATGATAGGCAGGATCTTTTGAAGGAGAGtatgacatttttgaattcg GAATGGCCCAGAAGCGATGGATCTCGTGAGCattcacagaaaaaatcaTGCCGTCAGTCCCCTCCAATGTCGTTTTTGTTGCTCAATAAGGAGAATGACGAGATACTAGGCCACTCAAGAATCACACATCTTCCAAATCG tgacCATGCCTTATGGATTGAGTCAGTGATGATCAAGAAGGATCAACGTGGCCTTGGACTCGGGAAATTCTTAATGAAATCCACAGAAAAATGGATGACGGAAAAAGGTTTCAATGAAGCATATCTCTCAACTGATGATCAATGTCGATTTTATGAATCTCTTGGTTATGAGAAATGCGATCCGATTGTACACTCGACAACAGCCACTTGCATCTTTCCAGCCATGAATCATTTTCAG AACGCGGCCGCATCCAACCCGTCCTTCCTATCAAAGATCGCACAGCCTTCAGCCTCGTCAACAGTCTCAGCTTctgctccaccaccaccaccaccgcctcCGATGGCTCCAAAAATGGTCACCAGATCCACGTCCCCGATTGTGGACGTCAACACGATTGATCACCAGTACATGAGAAAATGGTTAAAACCAACTGAATAA